One genomic window of Phoenix dactylifera cultivar Barhee BC4 chromosome 6, palm_55x_up_171113_PBpolish2nd_filt_p, whole genome shotgun sequence includes the following:
- the LOC120111124 gene encoding protein transport protein Sec61 subunit alpha-like — protein sequence MTGGFRVLHLVRPFLAILPEVQNADRRIPFREKVIYTVISLFIFLVCSQLPLYGIHSTTGADPFYWMRVILASNRGTVMELGITPIVTSGLVMQLLTGSKIIEVDNSVREDRVLLNGAQNLLGILIAVGEAVAYVLSGMYGSVSQLGAGNAILIILQLCFAGIIVICLDELLQKGYGLGSGISLFIATNICENIIWKAFSPTTINSGRGAEFEGAVIALFHLLITRTDKVRALHEAFYHQNLPNVTNLLATVLVFLIVIFFQGFRIVLPVRSKNARGQQGSYPIKLFYTSNMPIILQLALVSNLYFISQLLYRRYSGNFFVNLLGKWQQSEYSGGQSIPVGGLAYYVTAPSSLADMAANPFHALFYIVFMLLSCALFSKTWIEVSGSSA from the exons ATGACGGGAGGGTTCAGAGTGCTGCATCTTGTCAGACCATTTTTGGCGATTTTGCCCGAGGTACAGAATGCTGATCGGAGAATTCCATTTCGGGAGAAAGTGATCTACACTGTAATATCTCTTTTCATCTTTCTGGTCTGCAGTCAGCTGCCACTTTATGGCATTCACTCAACAACAGGTGCCGACCCCTTCTACTGGATGCGTGTTATCCTTGCATCGAATAGGGGGACAGTTATGGAGCTGGGAATTACTCCTATTGTTACTTCAGGATTGGTGATGCAACTGTTGACAGGATCAAAGATTATTGAAGTTGACAACAGCGTAAGAGAGGATCGTGTTCTACT AAATGGCGCACAGAATTTACTGGGCATCTTAATCGCCGTTGGTGAGGCAGTTGCATATGTTCTGTCTGGGATGTATGGCAGTGTCAGTCAACTTGGTGCAGGAAATGCTATACTCATAATCCTACAACTTTGCTTTGCTGGCATCATTGTCATTTGCTTagatgaacttcttcagaaAGGATATGGTCTTGGATCTGGTATTTCTTTATTTATAGCAACCAACATCTG TGAAAACATTATCTGGAAGGCATTCAGCCCCACTACTATTAACAGTGGAAGAGGTGCTGAATTTGAAGGTGCTGTTATTGCTTTGTTCCATTTATTGATAACTCGAACAGACAAGGTCCGAGCTCTTCATGAGGCTTTCTACCATCAGAATCTTCCAAATGTGACAAACCTGCTTGCTACAGTTTTGGTCTTTCTTATTGTAATCTTTTTCCAAGGTTTTCGTATTGTTCTACCTGTGAGATCGAAGAATGCCCGGGGTCAACAGGGCTCCTACCCTATCAAGCTATTTTACACCTCTAACATGCCCATCATCTTACAATTGGCACTTGTTTCCAATCTCTACTTCATTTCCCAG TTGCTGTACAGGAGGTACAGTGGAAATTTTTTTGTAAATCTGCTGGGAAAGTGGCAGCAATCAGAATATTCAGGAGGTCAATCCATCCCTGTAGGTGGTCTTGCTTACTACGTGACAGCACCATCAAG CCTGGCAGATATGGCTGCCAATCCATTCCATGCTCTCTTCTATATAGTTTTTATGCTGTTATCTTGTGCGCTTTTCTCAAAGACGTGGATAGAGGTTTCTGGATCATCAGCATGA